The Pseudomonadota bacterium genome includes a window with the following:
- a CDS encoding SUMF1/EgtB/PvdO family nonheme iron enzyme: protein MSDKPDTQRPSVFVSATHEDLEDFRRAASNGVLAAQAHPSKTSLWPAQGKKTSYEICLDEVRKCDVLVVIVAHRYGWEPEQQAGAAEARKSMVWLECEAAKAQNIEILAMVLDEEADWPPEKHDRHELNEAMNQGTATPELFTRVNRATQRLKAFKEWLRGEGSGIVKYFTHVEELESTVEAAVRAWREREGLDLPADASHNVVPKAYLDWVKREYGTAELLGLDAQGAHAGRLRQVYVPAVTDRHPREAGPASMEASNAELARRGSPDGADGGEPEGPVLLMECLGEHSLFLSGAPGAGKSTFGRWVAWMVANGTVPSHSIPAPEDYAEQLPATLAGRLPVLVELRDFRPDCQPSKLKWRRAELEQALAAILDRSHPGDLCGSTFSKALGAGKLLLVLDGVDEVPTVQDVGGGTAHPRACLLSGLADALPAWQVAGNRVLVTSRPYGLSVADTSKLGIPSVTLAGLPTPLQDLFIQRWYAATDAGKAQENTRGLIRHLASKGDLKELTESPLLLTALCILFAQGQRLPDDLFELYEGLVTSVLYGRYQEDGAARNLARLRLSAIAHGMHVGASNQRVTPSARVGNDEADEHLAAFAKLNENVEGGMEGAFAERAQRREELLSRSGLLLPAGNDRLQFFHLSFQEFLCADHLLRTQHSDQQLLHVMRERGGEKAWRPTLMFLFTGVTRGDPQRGYRLLDQLVQGLRREEVAANPSLAAFAAQCAELLLNKKLSLGGLRERLERVALNAIEDAAEVRDRQVLALYLGRQGDPRAGTGVDARGRPDIEWVEVPGGCFLYGKDRKPRELETFWMARYPVTNAQFQAFIDAHGYGDERWWDGLAKREHSPAAARWHEANRPRETVSWYEAVAYCRWLSDALDIEVRLPTEWEWEKAARGPDGREYPWGPEYEPGRANLQDRDADAGGEFMGQTTVVGLYPQGRSPYVIDDLSGNVLEWCLNERKHREKTQLRGDAPRVLRGGSWIVLVAT, encoded by the coding sequence ATGAGCGATAAGCCAGACACCCAACGCCCAAGCGTATTCGTCTCCGCCACCCATGAAGACCTGGAGGACTTCCGCCGGGCCGCGTCCAACGGCGTGCTCGCCGCCCAGGCCCACCCCTCCAAGACGAGCTTGTGGCCGGCCCAGGGCAAGAAAACCTCCTACGAGATCTGCCTAGACGAGGTGCGCAAGTGTGACGTGCTGGTGGTGATCGTGGCGCACCGCTACGGCTGGGAGCCGGAGCAGCAGGCCGGCGCCGCCGAGGCACGCAAGAGCATGGTGTGGCTGGAATGTGAGGCGGCGAAGGCCCAGAACATCGAGATCCTGGCGATGGTGTTGGACGAGGAGGCGGACTGGCCACCCGAGAAGCATGACCGTCACGAACTCAACGAGGCGATGAATCAGGGCACCGCCACCCCGGAGTTGTTTACGCGGGTCAATCGGGCGACGCAGCGCTTGAAGGCCTTCAAGGAGTGGCTACGAGGCGAGGGCAGTGGCATCGTCAAGTACTTCACTCACGTGGAGGAGCTGGAGTCCACGGTGGAAGCGGCCGTCCGCGCGTGGCGCGAGCGCGAAGGCCTAGATCTCCCGGCGGACGCTTCCCACAACGTGGTCCCCAAGGCTTATCTCGATTGGGTCAAGCGCGAGTACGGCACGGCAGAGCTACTCGGCCTAGACGCCCAGGGCGCGCACGCTGGCCGCTTGCGCCAGGTCTACGTACCCGCCGTCACGGATCGGCATCCGCGCGAAGCCGGTCCCGCATCGATGGAAGCGTCCAACGCCGAGCTTGCGCGCCGCGGGTCGCCTGACGGGGCGGACGGAGGCGAACCGGAAGGGCCTGTACTGCTGATGGAATGCTTGGGCGAGCACTCCCTGTTCCTCTCGGGAGCGCCGGGCGCGGGCAAGTCGACCTTCGGCCGCTGGGTTGCTTGGATGGTGGCTAACGGCACCGTACCGTCTCACAGCATCCCCGCGCCTGAGGACTACGCTGAGCAGCTGCCCGCCACGCTCGCGGGTCGGCTACCCGTGTTGGTCGAACTGCGCGACTTCCGCCCCGACTGTCAGCCCAGCAAGCTCAAGTGGCGACGGGCCGAGTTAGAGCAGGCCCTAGCCGCAATCCTTGACCGCTCTCACCCCGGCGATCTGTGCGGCAGCACCTTCAGCAAAGCGCTAGGGGCCGGGAAGCTTCTGCTGGTGCTGGACGGCGTGGACGAAGTGCCCACGGTGCAGGACGTTGGAGGAGGCACGGCCCATCCACGGGCCTGTCTGCTGAGCGGCCTGGCCGACGCGCTGCCAGCGTGGCAGGTCGCTGGCAATCGCGTGCTGGTGACGAGCCGCCCTTACGGCCTCAGCGTTGCAGACACTTCGAAGCTAGGTATCCCCTCCGTCACCCTGGCGGGATTGCCCACGCCCCTACAGGATTTGTTCATCCAGCGGTGGTATGCGGCCACGGATGCGGGCAAGGCGCAGGAGAACACGCGGGGGCTGATCCGCCATCTCGCGAGCAAAGGTGATCTGAAGGAGCTCACCGAGAGCCCCCTGCTGCTCACCGCGCTTTGCATTTTGTTTGCCCAGGGGCAACGCCTGCCGGATGACCTGTTCGAGCTTTACGAAGGACTGGTCACGAGTGTGCTCTACGGCCGCTACCAGGAGGACGGTGCTGCCCGCAACCTAGCACGACTGCGCTTGTCCGCCATCGCGCACGGGATGCATGTGGGTGCATCGAACCAACGCGTAACCCCCTCCGCACGCGTAGGGAATGACGAGGCCGACGAGCATCTTGCCGCCTTCGCCAAGCTGAATGAGAACGTTGAAGGCGGCATGGAGGGGGCATTCGCTGAGCGCGCGCAGCGGCGCGAGGAGTTGCTGTCGCGATCGGGTCTGTTGCTGCCGGCGGGTAACGACCGCCTGCAGTTTTTCCACTTGAGCTTCCAGGAGTTTCTGTGCGCGGATCACCTGCTGCGCACCCAGCACTCAGATCAGCAGCTGCTGCACGTGATGCGCGAGCGCGGTGGCGAGAAGGCGTGGCGTCCCACGTTGATGTTTCTGTTCACTGGGGTGACGCGGGGAGATCCCCAGCGGGGGTATCGGCTACTCGATCAACTGGTGCAGGGGCTGCGGCGTGAGGAGGTGGCTGCCAACCCGTCGCTCGCTGCATTTGCGGCGCAGTGTGCCGAGCTGTTGCTCAACAAGAAGTTGTCGCTGGGTGGGTTGCGAGAGCGCTTGGAGCGCGTCGCGCTGAACGCGATTGAAGACGCTGCAGAGGTAAGGGATCGCCAGGTGCTGGCCCTGTACTTGGGGCGGCAGGGGGACCCGCGGGCGGGCACTGGGGTGGATGCGCGCGGGCGGCCTGACATCGAGTGGGTGGAGGTGCCTGGCGGTTGCTTCCTGTATGGCAAGGATCGAAAGCCGCGAGAGCTGGAGACGTTCTGGATGGCGCGCTACCCGGTGACGAACGCGCAGTTTCAGGCGTTTATCGACGCGCACGGTTATGGTGACGAACGGTGGTGGGATGGGCTCGCCAAGCGCGAGCACTCGCCCGCAGCGGCCAGATGGCACGAGGCGAACCGACCGCGAGAGACGGTCTCCTGGTACGAGGCGGTGGCGTACTGCCGTTGGCTGAGCGATGCACTCGACATTGAGGTGCGTTTGCCGACGGAATGGGAGTGGGAGAAGGCTGCGCGGGGCCCTGATGGCAGGGAGTACCCGTGGGGGCCTGAGTACGAGCCCGGTCGCGCCAATCTGCAGGATCGGGATGCTGATGCGGGTGGGGAGTTCATGGGGCAAACGACTGTGGTGGGACTGTATCCGCAGGGGCGTTCGCCGTACGTGATCGATGATCTGTCAGGCAATGTTTTGGAATGGTGCCTAAACGAGCGTAAGCACCGGGAGAAGACGCAGCTTCGCGGTGATGCTCCACGGGTGTTGCGCGGCGGCTCCTGGATTGTGCTAGTCGCGACCTGA